From Trachemys scripta elegans isolate TJP31775 chromosome 18, CAS_Tse_1.0, whole genome shotgun sequence:
AAAGTTGCTCATGTCAAAGTTCAAGGCATTTGAGAGAGAACTAAACATCAAGACAAGCTTTAGCTCTACTCCAGTCaatacaaaatgtatttaatgaaTACACTGTCTAGAGTTGTTAGACAAAAGAGACAAGTTGTTTAGTGTAACATGTAACAGATGTTACTCATACCATAGAACTCCATCCATAAATCAATCTCCACCTACATCCAGGGTAAGAACCAGAAATTTACCTCAACAGTAAATTTAAATACTGTTGTGAATTCATCCTAAATATCTATCATCGCTATTATACATCATACTTTCATAGTTAAGTTTATTTTCAACACtttagtgtttttaattcattttacagTACAACACGTAAGAATAGTGTCCCTTAAGTAGACTCACATTTAGTAGAATCAACTAACCTTGCTTCTAAATCTGAAGATGTATTATTTAAAAGATCTAGTTCAATCTAGCTGACATGAGGGCAGAAAAAGCATGGCACCAGCTATTGGAAACTGTTGAATCAATGTATTTTGGATTCATCGAGTTTCAGAGAATACAGTATTAACTTGTTTGAGGGTAAATGAAGTATCAGATTATCAACCCTACATGTCTGTTTAACAAATTGTCTTAAGGAACCAATAATATTGCTACCACTTCTCATTCTAAGGACTAAAATGGACCATAGAATACTTTTCTACATACTGCAAGTTTATTTGTTAAAGAGCAAGGACACTTCTGCCTGCCAAGTTCAACACACACAATATTTGGTTTAAGAATTTAAGACAGAAGGCACTTTCAACATTCTACTTCAGGATATTGAGTGTAGAAACACTGTTTAcgattttgtttactttttaaaaatagttattagAAAGAGCAATGATAGCACTAGTGTTTCATTTTCAAGAGCACATGTACCTACTTATCCCATTCAAACAGATAAGGCCCCTTGAAAGGCCAATACGTGTCAGTTCTAAAGTTCATTTCTAAATATAACACAAATCAAAGATCCTGAAAAAGATCAGTGAAATTTCTGTTTAGTCAGTGCATTACTCAGCTAGCCCAGTAAGTCTCTGGTACCCACTGTAAATTACAATTCTATTTTGCAGCCTTCAATGTAATGTCAGATTGTTGTTGGTAACACTGTATTGGGCTGTCTGACaccagtttaaaatgaaaaacagatcTGCATGAAAATTAAGCCATTCCAAGAAGTGATACTCAAATATCTTATATAAGAGATTTCTCTAGTTTCAGAATACCCCCGCCTGCGTATTAATTTCCCAATGGTGGCTTTTTGCAGGCCATATTAAACAGTCTTCATTTTGTACGGATATTAAATCCCAATTTCATTACTGGATGTACCTGAAGTTTTAGCTTTAATTCCATTTTCACTAATAGGGAAAAAAGATGGAGCAAAGGTAACCATCACTTGTGTTGCTGCACTCACTACTACTAGTGCTCCTCACAAGACACTATATGGGCTCATTCCTTCCATTATTTCAATCAATCAGCTATAAGCTGAACATTCTTAAAGTTGCTACACTACCAAAATTGACTGTACAGTGAGAGTTTTGCAGGAATGGATCCAATATTTCTAGTTATTTACAGTATCATATTTTAGTCAAATCTACATGTTTAAGTCCATCTGCTAAAAATGTAATACACATACTGTAAACATGGCAACATTAAATATGGTACCTCTATTCTAGGATATTTAAATGTCATGATCACATCTCGTCATATCTGAAGTTGAATTTATACACAGGATATTTTCTAGCGTTACCCACTTTACAAGTTGCGAGGAGTCTAGATTTTGTGTGGCTAAGAAATTTCTTCAAAGTAAAGTTAAAGCTTGTCTTTGATTGTATTAGAGCTTTCTCTTTTGTAGCCATATTTAAATTGAAGATTAGCACAGAAATTATCTAGGGCCCCTTCCAATTTACAGttattaaaaatatcagttaTGATTCTTGGGAAAAGTGTctgatatgaaaaataaaaaattactgCAAAATAAACTTAAATGGAAGTCAGATCTTCAGACTATCAGTCAAAAGTTCAAACATGTGTTATTCCTGTTTGGGTTGGAGTTGCCGTTTCCAGGCCTCATTCAAGTAAACTAGTCGTTTGTAGTTGATGATAAAGAGAATGAAGTTCAGCAAATATGTGATGACGCATATAATGCAAAATTCCTTCAGCACAAAGTACAGAATGTATGCCAGGTACAATGACCCTACTACTGACACTATGGAGGATGTCATGAGGATTAGAGCTGCTACTGCACTTGCTGTCATACCTGCAACAAAAGACAAAGTTATTATTGCTACTTTAATGCCCTCATTCCATagctgaagcaaaaaaagaacTAACATTTTAACTATTTCTATTCAGCGAGTTTGTATTCATACAGGTCTGTTTAAAATACCATGAGTCCACGCTGGTTGCAAATCACAATTTGGAGCAGAGTTTCTAGGTTCGGTATTACAGTTCTTTTTTGATCAGCAGTGTGAGTGGTATTTTCATCATCTTTCATGTTCCTGAATTATGGGAAAGTTACAGGTTGATCaggttagatcagtggttcctaaactttaacagcccgcgaacccctttcactaaattgtgaaatctcgtgaaccccctcctaaaaatgaatattttcagggatttaagtttaaatttcctcagtgtgatggatgacCCAACTGCCCGCCCCGCTCTTCCTGGGGCtcagggtgtctgccctgcaaccgggtcccacctgctgtctctaaTTCCCATGGTCCTCTGTctgccattagtgaaatttttctggcgaaacccctgtaacgttctgcgaacACCCAGGGGttcgcaaaccccagtttgggaaccactgggttagatcTATGAACATTTTCATTGGTTTTATATCAGATTACAGGGGCCAGGCAGAGATGGGTTTGCATCTGTTACTAGTCACACATCTTATATCACTTGTTTGCCTGCTTGCCACATGCAGTCTTTGTACCAGTGCTCATATTAATGATATAGAAGACTAAAAGCAAACAAAGTAACTCTTTAAGTTATTAGAGGAGTTTTAGAGCTACCACTGTGGCTGGACAGCTAGACTGGTGTAAATtgtgatttgcaccagtgcaatttATCATGGTTTGTTTCATCCAGGCTTAGAAATGTTTATATCAATGTCCTGTTTTATTAACATCTATGTTGTCATATACTTAGACCATAAACAGAATTAAATACTTACCAAGTAACATTTGTAGAATATAAAATACAAGTCCAAAGACACTGTTTGGCTGATTTATTGCACTGTCCTTTCCAAAGATGGAACCCAACAGACCAAATCCTCGACCCCATCTGTAAGATAATAAACACCAATAATCCCAGATTTGAGATCTGCTTCTTTCTAACCCAAATTTCATTTTAGCACCATAGGAGGATGTTCTGGTATAACTAGCGCATTTCCTATAGGTAGCTCAAACTtcgctttaaaaaacaaattgtcaCAGTGAGGGTGCACTGGATACAACACTATCCCATGCATCCATGCTAAAATTGGGATTTTGTACATTCAGTACCAATATAGCCACAAAAAGTGCAAGACACATTGTAACAAGTCATTTATTTCTCTAGAAGAAATCAGTTTGAAAATCTTGCCAATGCATATAAGCTATAATGGTAAGTCAGGATTTAGCAGAATCTCTCTCCACAATATTATACAGAATGTGATTCTGATGTAGCATCTAAACTGGGCAGGCTTCAATTTTATAAATGATAAAGTTATAGGAGTAATAGTACAAAATAGCAAATACAGaaagaaggaatttttaaatcaacaattGTGTATTTGTGCTAGGAACGGATGGTTCCTTCTAAGGCTGAACACTTCAAGAAATATTAGTGGCCAGAGCAAAATAAGGATAATTTTTTGTAAAGTGACAACTGAAAGAGGAGATAAGAAAAGTGCCATATATACTCGATCagaagccggttcgtttataagccgaccccccaagatagagaagtaaaaatggaaaatttttatgacccattcataagccgaccctataattcaggggtcagcaaactttggctcctagGACATGAGGataagccactggcgggccgagatggcttgtttacctcgagcgtctgcaggcacggaggtaaacctaagtaaacaaagtgtgccagctgcttaccctgacgggccgggacaacaactggtggggaaatatttgggggggagagaagctgggggtcagcccacatgaccccacccctagcccaggacccccacattctccccatcccatctcttcccaccttatctggggagggccaggggaggatgtctctggcctggctggagctgctccagcggGCTGGGCAGCGCGGGCGCAGCCTGCTCTGGCGGGCCAGACCAGGTGGCgcagccgcagcatgttccagcgggctgggccgggcggcatGGCCACAGCGTGCTCCGGCGAGCagggccgagcggcacggctgcagcctgccagccccagagctacagctgcttcggaggcagggggagagcagcatggccagaaacggagagactctggccccacctcttcccttctggctgtgctgcctctcctggctccccttgttgcggggaggggctgtgtcccacctctccctctctatacccgttcataagccaaccccccccgCTGTGcttccttttttactaaaaaaaaattcagcttatgaacaagtatatatggtaacTTGAATACTGAAGCAATGTTAAATTAC
This genomic window contains:
- the VKORC1L1 gene encoding vitamin K epoxide reductase complex subunit 1-like protein 1, with protein sequence MAAPVLLRVSVPRWERVARYVVCAAGILLSLYACHLEREKGLDLHYRALCDISERVRCSAAIASRWGRGFGLLGSIFGKDSAINQPNSVFGLVFYILQMLLGMTASAVAALILMTSSIVSVVGSLYLAYILYFVLKEFCIICVITYLLNFILFIINYKRLVYLNEAWKRQLQPKQE